From a single Oreochromis niloticus isolate F11D_XX linkage group LG3, O_niloticus_UMD_NMBU, whole genome shotgun sequence genomic region:
- the LOC102076198 gene encoding butyrophilin subfamily 2 member A2, with protein sequence MHLWRYKLSLRGYRAMILQHMIFCLLLIHRGQPLIVVPLRAVMATAGEEVVLPCHIKPEMDANGMRLEWARPDLTPGFVYEWADQKEHVVNKQPSYRGRTSVVKEKLEHGDISLKISNVTISDEGIYRCLVPQVGQEAFIKLIVGAVSFPTVTVISKTSSRVVLQCESAGWYPEPELLWLDGEGNLLSAGPTETLRGPDDLYTVSSRVTVEKRHSNNITCRVQQRNTNQSRETHKHVPVPSWYLKLVLVPGLLAVLVSVLLTIHRWRLRIPEHAEKEAMIKNPDV encoded by the exons ATGCATCTGTGGAGATACAAGTTATCCTTGAGAGGCTACAGAGCCatgattttacagcacatgaTTTTCTGCCTTCTCCTGATACACAGAG GGCAGCCTCTCATTGTCGTTCCATTGCGGGCAGTCATGGCCACAGCTGGGGAAGAGGTTGTTTTGCCGTGCCACATTAAACCAGAAATGGATGCTAATGGGATGAGGCTGGAGTGGGCGAGACCTGACCTGACGCCCGGGTTTGTTTACGAGTGGGCAGACCAAAAAGAACATGTAGTGAACAAACAGCCGTCATACAGAGGAAGGACATCAGTGGTTAAGGAAAAACTGGAACATGGAGACATTTCACTGAAAATCTCAAATGTGACCATCTCTGATGAGGGAATATACAGATGCCTTGTTCCACAAGTGGGTCAAGAGGCCTTCATTAAGCTCATTGTTG gtgCTGTGTCCTTTCCTACAGTCACTGTAATAAGCAAAACCAGCAGCAGGGTGGTGTTACAGTGTGAGTCTGCAGGCTGGTATCCAGAGCCTGAGCTGCTGTGGTTGGACGGTGAGGGAAACCTCCTCTCTGCTGGACCTACAGAGACCCTCAGAGGTCCTGATGACCTCTATACTGTCAGCAGCAGAGTGACTGTGGAGAAGAGacacagcaacaacatcacCTGCAGAGTCCAACAGAGGAACACCAACCagagcagagagacacacaaacatgttccAG TCCCGTCCTGGTATTTGAAATTGGTCTTGGTTCCGGGCTTACTCGCTGTGTTGGTGTCTGTTCTGTTGACCATTCACAGATGGCGACTGAG